Proteins encoded within one genomic window of Setaria italica strain Yugu1 chromosome IV, Setaria_italica_v2.0, whole genome shotgun sequence:
- the LOC101781199 gene encoding LIMR family protein Os06g0128200: MGDFNLALVIVAVVVSVLVLLVSVYLLVNYQHPDDANQAYFPKLVVVFGLTVAVLSILMLPADVANRQACRKAVYNGACNLTLPMRTLWLVVYIVDAVLVFLVIPFAMFYYEGDQDKSVGKRLKTALIWVVASAVVCGLVLGILYGLVGKVDFTVRHLSSSVETFPNSFSGFSSGQPCISSLPRQCAASTASANSLTTWTMRATFPEYVVALTTIVGSVLFTIFGGVGIACLPLGLIFSFVRRPKAVITRSQYIKEATELGKKARELKKAAEALHQEERSGNKGRKWRKNVKAVEKELLLLEDDMKALEEMYPQGEQAEATWAFTVLGYIGKLIFGVVGLIISIAWVAHIIIYLLIDPPLSSFLNEVFIKLDGVWGLLGTAAFAFFCFYLLIAVIAGEMMLGLKLVFITIHPMKWGGTLMNSFLFNVGLILLCSISVIQFCATAFAYYAQATAAQEIFGHTLQSLRGIKYLYKYNVFQYGFVALAILTLFYYAIFGWRKRKPTGRFQLSN; this comes from the exons atgggGGACTTCAACCTCGCCCTGGTGATCGTGGCGGTGGTGGTCAGCGTGCTCGTGCTGCTCGTCAGCGTCTACCTGCTCGTCAACTACCAGCACCCCGACGACGCCAACCAGGCCTACTTCCCCAAGCTCGTCGTCGTGTTCGGCCTCACCGTTGCCGTCCTCTCCATCCTCATGCTCCCCGCCGACGTCGCCAACCGGCAGGCCTGCCGGAAGGCAGTCTACAACGGCGCCTGCAACCTCACGCTCCCCATGCGGACGCTCTGGCTCGTCGTCTACATCGTCGACGCCGTGCTCGTCTTCCTCGTCATACCCTTCGCCATGTTCTACTACGAGGGCGACCAGGACAA GTCCGTGGGGAAGAGGCTCAAGACCGCGCTCATCTGGGTTGTCGCTTCCGCGGTGGTTTGCGGCCTCGTCCTCGGCATCCTATACG gacttgtgggtaaagtggaCTTCACTGTCAGGCACCTATCTTCATCAGTTGAGACGTTTCCAAATTCATTTTCTGGATTCTCAAGCGGTCAGCCTTGCATCAGTTCATTGCCTCGTCAG TGTGCGGCTTCTACGGCATCGGCTAACTCTTTGACAACTTGGACAATGCGTGCTACCTTCCCTGAATATGTCGTTGCTCTTACGACTATTGTTGGATCTGTGCTTTTCACC ATATTTGGTGGTGTTGGCATTGCTTGCCTTCCATTGGGACTTATATTCTCATTTGTCCGGCGTCCAAAAGCTGTCATCACACGCTCACAATATATAAAG GAAGCAACTGAATTGGGAAAGAAGGCCAGGGAGTTGAAGAAAGCGGCTGAAGCCCTTCACCAAGAAGAGAGAAGCGGGAACAAGGGCAGGAAATGGCGCAAAAACGTGAAGGCTGTTGAGAAG GAGTTATTACTTCTGGAAGATGACATGAAGGCTCTGGAAGAGATGTATCCTCAAGGAGAACAG GCTGAGGCTACTTGGGCATTCACAGTCCTTGGGTACATTGGAAAACTTATATTTGGTGTTGTTGG GTTAATCATATCAATAGCCTGGGTTGCACATATCATCATATACTTGTTGATTGATCCTCCTCTATCCTCATTCCTGAATGAAGTCTTCATAAAGTTGGATGGTGTTTGGG GTCTGCTTGGGACTGCCGCCTTTGCATTCTTCTGCTTCTATCTCCTTATTGCAGTGATTGCTGGGGAGATGATGCTTGGCTTGAAACTAGTTTTCATCACCATTCACCCGATGAA ATGGGGAGGCACTTTAATGAACTCTTTCCTGTTTAATGTTGGACTCATTCTACTTTGCTCCATCAG TGTGATTCAGTTCTGTGCCACGGCTTTTGCCTACTATGCACAAGCAACTGCAGCTCAGGAGATCTTCGGCCACACATTGCAATCTCTTCGTGGAATTAAGTACCTTTACAA GTACAACGTTTTCCAGTATGGCTTTGTTGCTCTTGCCATACTCACGCTCTTCTACTATGcgatattc GGATGGCGAAAGAGGAAACCGACAGGAAGGTTCCAGCTCTCAAATTGA